The stretch of DNA GGGAGGCTACATGTGTAGGGGTTGGCCTTTCATGGATCTCGCTTGATGCTTCCGAGTCAGTATATGTTCTTTTgtaatggcagtgtgtgtgtctgtgtctgtgtctgtgtgtgcatgcgggtgcatgtgtatgtgcttatgtatGCGTTGGTGTATACATAGGTGTGGTATTGTGAACTCTTTAGCCGTTGGCTGTGACCAAGTATTATTTGCCTCTTGCGTTGTTACTCATGTACATCCATAAATAATTATGTTACAAGTATATGCGGAATACTAGACAGATTTTTTGTCTGAATTCCTTTGGCAGTTCTTAGCATATGGGTAGACCGGCCTCTCAGTGCACGTTCTCAGTGTGTTCCAGCTGAACAGAGTGCAGCAGAAAAGTAAGAGGGAGCAAAAGCTGACCTCTGTCAGTCTTCTCTCTCAAACGTCGTGGTAAGATAAtgtagcaagaaaaaaaaataacgaagaaAGGAGTGTTGTTAAATTCTGACGACTTTTTTGTGTGTCAGTCAAACTCAAAAGTCCATTCGTTCGCATGAATCTTAAagtcagacagtcacacacacacacacacacacacacacacacacacacacacacacacacacacacacacacacacacacacacacacacacacacatatatgcgcgaGTACGACCGAGACCGTGTGACTATATTGTACATGTgagtaaaagcaacaacaacaaacaacaacactgtttcgGGCAATTTATAACGATCGCATAGTGCTTAATACTCCGTGAGAAAGCGAAtgcatgacctctctctctctctctctctctctctctctctctctctctctctctctctctctatctatctatctatctctcgtgTGTATTTGTCTGACAATGAGCGCATGCGCcgatgtgtcagtatgtgtgtgtgtgtgtgtgtgtgtgtgtgtgtgtgtgtgtgtgttctttctgtaatttaacgtcttttcattgtgtgtgtgcgtgtgtgtgtttgtttttgtgtagtgtgtgtatacgcgcgtgcgtatgtgtgcatgcgtgcgcgcgtttatGGCTTtgtgtgcacgttaaagatcctgtactccacgtcaatgttcggtgggtcatggaaacaaaaacatacccagcatgcacacacccccgaagacgaagtatggctgcctacatggcagagtaaatagACATAACGGTCATACACTTTGCATGTTCGTGtgagtttgtatgcgtgcgtgactaAGACTAAGACctcatcgaatgacacaggaaacgaatgatgagcgaccaattgcagctgtcagttggctctacccaggtaggcaatcTGTTGTGCAAATGCTTCTGTGTtttaaaacgcttagagcttggtctctgatggccgctatataagtatccatatcatcatcatcatttctgatCGCTCGACCAGTGAAGACGGAGTTTGGCGGAGTGCCTGAGCTGACACCTTTCGGTGAACCTTCGACAGATTGTAGTTTGGATATCGTCTTTCTGCACATAACCTGACAGCTCTGCTCAGTGTTTATTCTAACGATGTTTAAGTATCTGCAGGAGAAAACTTTTGTAAATGAAACACAAATAAAGGATGAAATTGAAAAGTGTGAAACATAAGCGAATTAGTGACAAAATTAAGTCAGGAGTCTTAAAATCAGAAACGTGGATGTTCGTGTGGGTCTGGGTACTTCCCCGTGAACGGCTCGAAGTGTTTGCCAGTGGTTTTAACATTAACCCCTTCGCTGCCGCTGACGAGTATGCATGTCAATGAAGGGCGGTCACCTCAGGGTCGGGTTACATGAggtgaggcgatctttgcagcgctcaGTTTGCTTGGAGTTAAGGATGTTCCTAAGTACGTTGTtacggaatttaccgtggagttaggaacattcttcacgataagcaaacttaccggtgctaagttcgctcatgcaacccactccTCGCTGGTGACCATTCTTTATAATGGCCGTCCTCCTCATGCACTACCTGTGTCCAGCAATGTTAGCAATCGTAGATTAGGAAACAACTGCAGTTGTAACACAATAAAACAGCAACTATAACACGAAATATAGCACTTGCACTTCAAATTCATGCGACACCCGCCTCTCGTTTCAGCAAGGTTCggcagtaaaggggttaaacGAGAAGAAAACTAAACGTGACGGGAAAATTGGAAGACGCTCACTTGAACATAGATTACAGCTATTACAGGATCgagtctgactgtgaccatcttCATCGATTTTGTAAACTGGCTGACTACCGCAATTTAGAATGTTATTCCAGTCTGTCTGTGGTCAGATCCTGGATAGTGTTTGATTCTTTCTGTCAATCTTGTTTCAGTTTTGCCAACACAAGACTATATACTTTACTGCTGGCCTAAACAAtagttttcttccttttatttgcCACTATATTTTTGGTATATTTTTTACCGTCTTAGTCTAAAAAATAAATGTTTTCACATTCTCCTTGGACAGAACACTCGATATGAGTTTTCTTCGTCTTTAACTGATTCGAAAAGCGTCGCCCTATATCAGGCAGAAatgtttcaaaacacacacacacacacacacacacacacacacacacacacacacacacacgtattatcTGGAGATAGTGGAACTGCTTTTACATGTTATATCAGTCTGTCATCTCATGTTTTTCTACTGGCTGATCCGCTCACCTACATTTTTTATCTCTTAAAATCGTTGCATGTAATCCTTGAGGTACTCGCCCCATCGCTGTATTCTGACAACTTGTCAGTCATCGAGATTGTTAACGTTGCTTTACTATGCTTTTAGACTACTTGTCAGGATGGCTCTTTTCAAATTCATTTTTCCTGTACCATTTCATTTTAATATTTCGAATCAAGATACATGGTTAGCAATTCCAACATAATCGTTTTTCACAGTTCATGTTGCGAAAGGAGATTAGAAGTGTACTTGGTTGAATGTTGTTTGTCTGCTACACAGAAAGCTCGTTTGCggttgtgtgcgtgtacgtgtatgtgtgtgtgtgtggttgtttttgtttaaatttgTTATTTTTAGCACTTTGTGACAGATTTGTGGGCACTTTCGCTATCCACGTGCCGATCATGCTTGTCCAAGCTGTAACCCCCTCCGAACATGATCAGTATGTGATTGTGCGACGTGACATGGCTTTCCAGGGTTTGAGGGTCTCGGGCTTTTGATGAAAGCCGTCGGCAAAGAGAACACTGGGCTGGGACATAATTCCCCCCACGAACTTGAACATGTGACGACATAGCTTTGCGCGGATTGGGGGACCGGGATGGGGCGGGACGTGAGGGGCTGGGGTAGGGGAATCTTGGGTGGTGGCTTGCAGATGGTTGAATTATCCTCCCGGTGTCCACTATCTTTCACGTTATCatcttttaccccccacccctcaccccctgcctccCTGTTTTTCATGGTTTCGTTTTATGTACTTGCTTTACATAAAGCTAGGCTAGGCTCCCAAGGCTTGACCACCGCATTGGGTTTATGGTCAAAtatcttctcctcttttttttttttccttggaacTGAAGTGAAGCTCGTCCTGGTCGTTTTGCAGCACGTGGGTGAACACAGTGCTGCTGTCGTTCGGCAAAGCTCTGCTGATCAGCCTCAGCATTCTCATCGGCTCCTGCTGCCTCCGCTTCCTCTACCGTTTCTGGACCAGGCGTCTGGGATGCAAGCACCCTTCAGGTCAGTGGGTAACAGTTCGCGGCGTGACTCGATCCGCTGTTAGCGGCGATTGTGTTGGGTTTGAACGTGACTGAACTGTGCTTCATTAGAGCATGATTAGACTGTTGGATTTGAGCGTTATTAGACTGTGTTAGTTGTGTTGGGTTTGAACGTGATTAGAGTGTGTTGAACTGAGTTAACTTTGAGCATGATTCGTCTGTGTTGGACCGAGTTGGATTTGAACGTGATTAGACAATGTTGGACTGTCGCGTAGTGGATTTGAACGTGATCAGACTGTGTTTGACTGTGTTGGATTTGAACGTGTTTAGATTGTGTTAGTCTGTGTTGGATTTGAACGTGATTAGACTGTGTTAGTCTGTGTTGGATTTGAACGTGATTAGACTGTGTTAGTTGTGTTGGATTTGAACGTGATTAGAGTGTGTTGAACTGAGTTGACTTTGAGCATGATTCGTCTGCGTGGACCGAGCTGGATTAGACTGTGTTGGGCTGAGTTGGATTTGAACGTGATTAGACAATGTTGGACTGTTGCATAGTGAATTTGAGCGTGATCAAACTGTGTTAGACTGTGTTGGATTTGAACATGTTTAGCCTGTGGTGGATTGAGTTGGATTTGAACGTGATGAGACTGTATTTGACTGTGTTGGATTTGAACGGGATTAGagtgtgttggattgtgttgaaTTTAAGCGTGATTAGTCTGCATAGGATTGTGTTGGATTTAACGTAATTAGATTGTTGGACTGGGTTGAATTTGAACGTGATTAGACTCTAGTGGACTGAGTTGGAGTCGAGCGTGATTAGATTATATTGGACGGTGTTGGATTTGGATGTGATTAGACTGTGCTGGGCAGCATTGGATTTGAATGTGATCATCGTTAGACTGTATGGGTTGAGTTTGATTTGAACGTGATTAGACTGTGTTGAACTGCTGGATTTGAACGTGATTAGACTGTGTTGAACTGCTGGATTTGAACGTGATTAGACTGTGTTGGACTGCTGGATTTGAACGTGATTAGACTGTGTTGAACTGTTGGATTTGAACGTGATTAGACTGTGTTGGACTGCTGGATTTGAACGTGATTAGACTGTGTTGAACTGCTGGATTTGAACGTGATTATACTGTGTTGAACTGAGTTGGATTTCAACATGTTCAAACTGTGTTGGACTGACATGAAAGAATGAAGAGGCCAGGAGAGTAAATGATTGATAAACAATGAGAGTGGTAATTCTTCCcatacacaaagtacacaactccacgtcagtgatgcttacttcctaaaaaaaaaaaaaaaaaaaaaaaaaagaagatccgggcctgtccttatactgatcattcgACATGTCCAGACAGCAGCAATTACAGGCTGAGAATTGTGCAAACATAAATTAGCTTTTGTTTAAGACTGGCCTaaccttttaatcctgaatatgctaaacagaatatacggacaatacagaacaaacacgtggttgccTCGATGGTTATTTGACTCGTCATGGAAAAAATAAAGAGGCtaggaaaataaatgatcaacaaacaataaacagtggtaactctctccatacagtCCATATTGTGTTGGTCTGAGTTGTATCTGAACATGATTAGACTGTGTTGGACTGACTTGGATTTGAACGTGATCAGATTGTGCTGCAACTGAACGTGAAAACTAATTCCAGGTAACTCTAAAGTCAGTAGAATTTcacgttgtgtttttgtttgttgttgcttttgttatttttctcttttgtttgtttggttggttggctttgagggttgttttttgttatggTAAAACTGATGATTTttataatttcatttattttcttcattcatttatatatgatTAACATATTTGATTTCGTTTATTTGTTGTATGTTtgcttgcatctctctctctctctctctctctctctctctctcattgtcacgcTGTGAACATACCAACAAGTGTGGACTATACCATACAATTCAttcatgctttctttttcttttcttttcttttttttcttcttttttttcagtgctttgTGAACATTCCAACAAGTGTGGGAtgtgccacaacacacacacacacacacacacacacacacacacacacacacacacatacgtgtacatatgtgtatatgtatatgtatgttgttgttttttatttcccCAGTTGACGATCTGTCGGAGAGTTACAAATACGAGATGGAGTTGCAGGCCGTGCAGGAAATGAGTCATCGGACGACGTCATCCTGCTCGCACGCGCATGACGCGCACTCCGAGATGGAGTTGCCTCCCTCACCAGGCGCCAACACGAGTTGCCCCCCTTACAACAGCAACTGCCTATATCCGGATAAGCCTCGCTATGACGATTTTTCTGTGTCGGACAGTTACAGCGGAAAATGGTCAACCAACAGTGAGTCCAGTCCTCTTAGATTCCATTTGTATCTTGTCAGAAACGTCTTAGGctcgaactctgtgtgtgtgtgtgtgtgtgtgtgtgtgtgtgtgtgtgtgtgtgtgtgtgtgtgtgtgtgtgccgtcagtgtatatatatatatcgatatatatatatatatatatatgcatatatagtgtgtgtgtgtgtgtgtgtgtcagtgtgtgtgttcagtcgaTGAGCTTCCAGTCTTCAAGTTAATTAACTAGTTAATAAAGGTACCGAACAACGTCAGCCCACCGCAGCATCGATCATGATGATGCCCACAACGGCACTCAGTCGGACCCCATCCCAAACCCCAGGCACCACTCAGTGTCGCCCGACTTAGGTTCCCACCCCCCGGCCTGACCCGTGGTTGTCCTTCAGTGTACTGAGTCATTGCACGTGTGTGTTGCTAGTGAAGGAGATCATGCAGCCATCAACCCAGCTTTTCAGAGCTGTTTGCCTTGTGTGACGTTCCCATTTCCAACCGGAGTGCTGGGCTTCGTGGTGCACGTGCTACTGATGTACATTGGACTCAGTGCTGCATGTTTGAAAGAAAGCGGCCCCTCCAGAATCGTTCTTTCCCTAGTCCatagaaattcacacacacacacacacacacacacacacacacacacacacacacacacacacacacacacacacacacacacacacacactcagtgaaacACCCTCACCGTGCCGCCAACGGCATgcaccggctgtgcacgcactggcactcacgcatcacacacacacacacacacacacacacacacacacacacacacacacacacactgacaccatgcCGCCAgtacacgcactggcacgcacgcaccacacctacacacacacacacacacacacacacacacacacacacacacacacactgacacacacacacacacacacacacacacaccatgccgccagtgcacgcactggcacgcacgcaccacacacacacacacacacacacacacacacacacacacacacacacacacacacacacacacacacacacacacactggcacacacatacaccatgccGCCagtgcacgcactggcacgcacgcacccacacacacacacacacacacacacacacacacacacacacacacacacacagtgtttcagTGTGCTGTGTTCCAGACATCATCACCCCGGACGGAGAAGACACGACGACGGACGCCGACCTGACGTCAGTGGCAGGGGAGACTACCACCATGTGCAGCGTGCTGACGAGCAACGAGGAACAGCAGCAGTACTACGACACGGCGTCGGCAGCACACACGGCGGAACCATCCCCTCAGCCCCCTGCCCCTGGCTTCCCCaagctttcccccctccctcctccagccccGAAGCCCCCAGCGGCGGAGCTGCACCAGGACTACCAGAACTACAAGGCAGACACTGTAGTGAGGCCGCTGCCCCGACCTCCGGCGGCCAGACCGCGGAAGCAGCACGACCGGGGCACGGAGCTCTTCCTGTCGCAGTATTACAAGTCCTTGGAACATGAACGAACCACCAGCAACAGCCGCTCCCCTCCGCCGCCTCTCTGACCTCTGGCCTGAAGAGTAGACTTTGGTGTTTAACGACTTACATACAGGCTCGGCTGGCGCCGCCCAAAACGTCAGGTCCTTCTTCGGGGCACTGAGAGGTCTTTGGGCCCGGCGGCGGACGGAGGAGGCAGTTCACGGACTTAAAGATCTATTCCAAAATCCGTGGACTGAGGCATGAGGCCCTGTCCTAGCATTGACCGTGTTTGTttgacccccgaaaacgaagtatcgGTGTGTAAGTGGCTGGACTGAAAAACGTTCATGATACATATGGTGACCAAATTGACTGGAATAAAAACGTCCATGTACGGATGTTGTGGCACGTCGTACTGTtggcccctgaaaacggagtgtgtcTGCCTGAAAAGATTGGGTAAAGACATTAATTATCAGTGTTCGTATGGCTGGCTACGTTACTGGTTGAAACGTTCTTGTCCGTATGGCTGGCTACTTGACTGGTTAAATACGTTCATGCACGTATGGCTGACGATGTGATTGGTTAAACACCGTGTCCGTGTGGCTGGCTACATGACTGGTTTTAAATGCATTCATGTACTTATAGCTGGCTGCATGATTGGTTAAAATAATACATTCGTGTGCGTATGACTGGCTACATGTCTGGGTAAAAAATTCATGCACGTACGGTTGGCTACATGACTGGTTGACTACGTTCATGTACTACGTGTGGCTGCCTACAAAATTGAGTAGAAACATTCACGTATAATTGGAAACTCATACAGGACAGGATCAAAGCTTTCATGCAAGGGGGACCATGTACTTTCACCCCCGAAAGAGgtgtacagctgcctacatggttgggTGAAAATGTTCATGTACGTTTGGCTTCCTGCATAACTGGGTTAAGAAGTTCGTGAACGTGAAAGCCTTTTCGCAGAAGCGAGTGATCAAGGGAACTGCATTCCCCAAAAGGAGAAGGATATCATGTTCCTCTCTAATAGCGATTCATCATACCTGACAGCGAATGAATGTTCTTGTTAGTGTTGGGTGTTCCTGAATGTGCACGAGTTGATTATTCTTTACGTATGATTCGGAGCGTTATATTTATTATGGTGATCGGACATGTCTGATTCGAAATATTATGTACTGGTGATGGAGTATGTTTCCCAATTCCCAGCTGATAAAGACAATACCCTCTTTTTTGATCGTGTTTAATTCAATATTTCTGGAAATATGCTTCAGTTTCCAGTTGATGGATTTTTAGCTTCTATttggttgtttggctggttgtttttgtttttgttttgtcttgtttttcttctctttttttttttctttttttttttttttttatccaaatgaGTGCGGTTTTCGATTTCATTGAAATCATGTCCAATgctttttgtgaatgtgtgtgtgtgtgtgtgtgtgtgtgtgtgtgtgtacgagtgtgtgtccgtgtgtgtgcacgtttacatgtgtgtgtgtgcgcgcgcgcgcatgtgtgtgtatgtgtgtacacgtacTTGTGTGTGTTGCGCTGTTTCTCAAGTCAGTGCGATAACATTTTCCATCTGTTTAAGTGCCTTGTGTGATGAGCTCTGACCTTCTGTGAGCATAATATTGAATGcatgtgtcttgttttgttttgttttgtttttcttctttttgaagttgtttgtttgttgttgtttttatcactacTCACTGACTGTAGCTAACAGCTATAGACGTGTCCTGTTGTATCTTGTAGTTAAAATGTCCAGGAAAGTCATTAAAAAAATGGTTTCGCGGACAACGTCAGCGGAGATACcagaacagaaaaatgaaataaaataaacagtagAATCTCTAACAAGTCTCCTAGTGTTGTGTACCATGGTGAGATATGTGTCTTTCTGActacatgtgttttgtgtgtatgttgttgttgtggtggtggtggtgtggtggtggtggtaggttgtgtatgtgtgtgtgtgtgtgtgtttcactggtaTATTAACCACACTCTACTTttcccctctgccacccccctcgtactcccccccagcacccccctctccctctccaacccccccccccccacacacacacattacacacggcagccacacccaggttcctcTTGTCGCATCCACACTGTCAGCAGTCATCAAAGAGCGATCAGTGACGACCATGGTTCCGTGAAGCCACACACTTAAGGAGACCCTGCACGACTGATGAGTTGCTTCGGCCGTTGGTGTTCGAGAGC from Babylonia areolata isolate BAREFJ2019XMU chromosome 18, ASM4173473v1, whole genome shotgun sequence encodes:
- the LOC143291963 gene encoding uncharacterized protein LOC143291963 codes for the protein MSTWVNTVLLSFGKALLISLSILIGSCCLRFLYRFWTRRLGCKHPSVDDLSESYKYEMELQAVQEMSHRTTSSCSHAHDAHSEMELPPSPGANTSCPPYNSNCLYPDKPRYDDFSVSDSYSGKWSTNNIITPDGEDTTTDADLTSVAGETTTMCSVLTSNEEQQQYYDTASAAHTAEPSPQPPAPGFPKLSPLPPPAPKPPAAELHQDYQNYKADTVVRPLPRPPAARPRKQHDRGTELFLSQYYKSLEHERTTSNSRSPPPPL